A stretch of the Symmachiella macrocystis genome encodes the following:
- a CDS encoding HD family phosphohydrolase, whose translation MFLFGNKRARTQKSAELRSVSWLHSFSNRYVVAKLVACFVALLVLMVAVKAWETPFPYRLGQRPAVGVIAQTDFRKVNPSATRRAKEEAADAVPYVFVSDSAPLRELPSQLRAQLRQLAEAPSVDATSPELRSAFQLVIPDGTAEADVPAQQEQLVERFGRLKNAVATAESLNILISEFAEFLLPLEDSGLLVGSLPDDVPAPSDRITIIFPNDTRSDVEVAAIELRAVLATDGSLGSRWSHFPALVPLREMLSNWIRSRPPAALQFIRYDPELTRDAKRKQQEETLDVFDPYIKGRELILPGDVIDEEKLSLLQTENAALEAQATVSDRGIRIATVIALLLVVGGLNGYYLAKNEPVLVGSLGRLSVYLALIVGTIAASRLLSFDPWRMQVVPLLAAVMILAIAYNQVLAIITAFSLGLILTLSTGAGVDQFVIFTSVCAVSVILLPSVNSRSTLIIVGLWAGITYLLVSTGLGILGNHLVTNPWMESEFWWDGLRGFAWCLVAGFLVAGSLPFIESMFGIVTNISLLELSDVSHPLLQELVRRAPGTYNHSISVATIGETAAESIGANGRLVRVGAYFHDVGKMLKPQYFIENMMLGAESRHDHLAPAMSTLIIIGHVKDGVDLARQHNLPKSLIDFIEQHHGTTLVEYFYRAATKQAGEHPEQKTDVEESSFRYPGPKPQSRELGVMMLSDAVESASRTLSEPTPARIERLVHEITMKRLLDGQFEECGLTLSEINRIEESLVKSLTAIYHGRIKYPEQKTA comes from the coding sequence ATGTTTTTATTCGGCAATAAGCGCGCGCGGACGCAAAAGTCGGCGGAATTGCGATCGGTGTCATGGCTGCATAGCTTTTCCAACCGCTATGTCGTGGCTAAGCTCGTCGCCTGTTTCGTGGCGCTGTTGGTATTGATGGTCGCCGTCAAAGCGTGGGAAACGCCGTTTCCCTACCGCTTGGGACAGCGGCCTGCTGTCGGTGTGATTGCGCAGACGGACTTTAGAAAGGTCAATCCCTCGGCAACGCGTCGCGCCAAAGAAGAGGCTGCCGATGCGGTTCCCTACGTGTTCGTCAGCGATTCTGCTCCGCTGCGCGAACTGCCCAGTCAGCTGCGGGCTCAACTGCGGCAACTCGCCGAAGCCCCCTCGGTCGATGCGACCTCGCCGGAATTGCGTTCGGCGTTTCAATTGGTCATCCCGGATGGGACAGCTGAAGCCGATGTTCCCGCTCAGCAAGAGCAACTGGTCGAGCGTTTCGGGCGTTTAAAAAATGCCGTCGCCACGGCCGAAAGTCTCAACATTCTGATCAGTGAATTCGCCGAATTCCTGTTGCCGCTGGAAGATTCCGGATTACTTGTTGGCAGTTTGCCCGACGATGTTCCCGCGCCCAGTGACCGGATTACGATTATCTTTCCCAACGACACCCGCAGCGACGTCGAAGTGGCGGCGATTGAGTTGCGCGCCGTATTGGCGACCGACGGCAGTCTCGGTAGCCGCTGGTCGCATTTTCCTGCGCTCGTTCCATTACGAGAAATGCTGTCCAATTGGATCCGCAGTCGTCCTCCTGCGGCACTGCAATTCATAAGATACGACCCGGAGCTAACGCGTGACGCGAAACGAAAACAACAAGAGGAAACGCTGGACGTTTTCGATCCCTATATCAAAGGCCGCGAGCTAATCTTGCCCGGCGACGTGATCGATGAAGAAAAACTGAGCCTGCTGCAAACGGAAAACGCCGCACTTGAAGCACAGGCAACGGTGAGCGACCGTGGAATTCGCATTGCGACCGTAATCGCCTTGCTGTTGGTTGTGGGGGGCCTGAACGGCTACTACTTGGCGAAAAACGAACCCGTTTTGGTTGGGAGCCTAGGCCGGTTGAGCGTCTATTTGGCACTGATCGTCGGGACGATTGCCGCTTCGCGTTTGTTGTCGTTTGATCCGTGGCGCATGCAAGTCGTACCGTTGCTGGCTGCCGTGATGATCTTGGCGATCGCCTACAACCAAGTGCTCGCGATTATTACTGCATTTTCGCTGGGGCTGATCCTCACCTTGTCCACCGGTGCGGGTGTGGATCAATTTGTGATTTTCACCAGCGTCTGTGCGGTGTCGGTCATCTTGTTGCCCAGTGTCAACTCACGCTCCACGTTGATAATTGTTGGCTTGTGGGCCGGAATCACCTATTTATTGGTGTCGACCGGTTTGGGGATTTTGGGCAACCATCTCGTGACCAATCCTTGGATGGAATCGGAATTCTGGTGGGATGGCCTGCGAGGATTCGCTTGGTGTTTGGTCGCAGGATTTTTGGTGGCGGGAAGTCTACCGTTTATTGAATCGATGTTTGGTATTGTCACCAACATTAGTTTGCTGGAATTGAGCGACGTTTCGCATCCACTGCTGCAAGAATTAGTCCGCCGCGCACCGGGGACTTACAACCATTCGATTTCCGTAGCGACGATCGGCGAAACGGCCGCCGAAAGTATTGGAGCTAATGGGCGTTTGGTGCGGGTAGGCGCCTATTTCCACGATGTGGGGAAAATGCTCAAACCGCAATACTTTATTGAAAACATGATGCTGGGTGCGGAATCACGGCACGATCATCTGGCCCCGGCAATGAGCACGTTGATCATCATCGGCCATGTGAAGGATGGTGTCGATTTGGCTCGGCAACACAATTTGCCCAAATCGCTGATTGATTTCATCGAACAACACCACGGCACGACGCTGGTGGAATATTTTTATCGCGCAGCAACCAAACAAGCGGGTGAACACCCTGAACAAAAAACAGATGTGGAAGAATCCTCGTTTCGATATCCCGGCCCCAAGCCTCAGTCGCGCGAATTGGGCGTGATGATGCTCTCCGATGCTGTGGAGAGCGCCAGTCGGACACTCAGCGAACCGACACCGGCCCGCATCGAAAGACTAGTCCATGAAATCACGATGAAACGTCTCTTGGACGGCCAATTCGAGGAATGTGGGCTGACGTTGAGCGAAATCAATCGTATTGAAGAATCATTGGTAAAATCACTCACGGCCATCTATCATGGCCGCATCAAATACCCCGAACAGAAGACCGCATAA
- a CDS encoding hemolysin family protein: protein MIPLLFTGISTALLFFSALAAYSFSDFSRRRLEEICRHRGLNDRFGMILRHYEQAVLGWQLVSLISFVAALISGARSCGFSLSDTGEWTLADVGSAVLLGGMLFFSAVIFPWAISRVAGESFICFTWSMTRGLLLLFKPVIWFTGWVDTIVHRLAGRQEPENGDATNITEEILTVVDEGQREGVLELEAGTMIHRVMELQEADVADIMVPRTDMTCIHVESPLQAAREKLLEAGHSRVPIIGESPDDIIGVLYAKDLLNFLNSDGNSSAELRDIVRQPFYVPESTGIDTLLQMMKTQRVHLAIVLDEYGGVAGLATMEDILEEIVGEIVDEFDSAETEPFRQISDAVTEVDARVHVDDVNERLKLALPDDRDYDTIGGFAFSVLGHIPTAGESFEWEQAQFTILEADKRKIVRLQIEIEPSVAAEADAG, encoded by the coding sequence ATGATTCCGCTGCTGTTCACGGGAATTTCGACTGCGCTCTTATTTTTCAGCGCATTGGCAGCTTATAGCTTTTCCGATTTTTCCCGCCGCCGATTAGAAGAGATCTGCCGTCACCGCGGTCTGAACGATCGATTCGGCATGATCCTCCGCCATTACGAGCAAGCCGTATTGGGCTGGCAGTTGGTCTCGCTGATCAGTTTTGTCGCTGCGCTAATCAGCGGCGCTCGAAGTTGCGGGTTTTCGCTTTCCGACACGGGCGAGTGGACTCTCGCCGATGTCGGTAGCGCCGTGCTGCTGGGCGGAATGTTGTTCTTCTCAGCTGTAATCTTCCCCTGGGCCATCTCGCGCGTGGCGGGTGAGTCATTCATCTGTTTCACGTGGTCTATGACGCGTGGACTGCTGTTGCTCTTCAAACCCGTTATTTGGTTCACCGGTTGGGTCGATACGATCGTGCACCGGTTGGCGGGGCGACAGGAACCGGAAAACGGTGATGCGACGAATATCACAGAAGAGATCCTAACAGTTGTCGACGAAGGACAGCGCGAAGGAGTCCTGGAGTTAGAAGCAGGGACGATGATCCACCGCGTGATGGAGTTGCAGGAAGCGGATGTCGCCGACATCATGGTTCCGCGCACCGACATGACCTGCATTCACGTGGAATCCCCGCTGCAAGCTGCGCGGGAAAAACTGCTCGAAGCGGGGCATTCCCGCGTGCCGATTATCGGCGAAAGTCCAGACGATATTATTGGCGTTTTGTATGCCAAGGATCTGCTCAATTTTCTAAATTCTGACGGCAATTCATCGGCGGAATTACGAGATATCGTGCGGCAGCCGTTTTATGTTCCCGAAAGCACCGGCATCGATACGCTGTTGCAAATGATGAAAACCCAGCGGGTGCATTTGGCGATCGTGCTGGATGAATATGGCGGCGTCGCCGGGTTGGCCACCATGGAGGATATTCTTGAAGAGATCGTCGGCGAAATCGTCGACGAGTTCGACAGCGCGGAAACCGAGCCATTTCGCCAGATTTCCGATGCGGTCACCGAAGTCGATGCTCGCGTGCATGTCGATGATGTCAATGAGCGGTTGAAGCTCGCCCTGCCCGATGATCGCGATTACGACACGATCGGCGGCTTTGCGTTCTCCGTCTTGGGGCACATCCCCACCGCAGGCGAATCCTTCGAGTGGGAACAGGCACAGTTTACGATACTGGAAGCGGACAAACGTAAAATTGTCCGCCTGCAGATCGAAATCGAACCCTCCGTCGCCGCTGAGGCGGACGCTGGCTGA
- the ybeY gene encoding rRNA maturation RNase YbeY → MSAYENPAYEIDVANSQNCWTVDEEFLRETVQRTLALEEVRAAEISVAVIDNGEIQELNRQFLEHDYATDVLSFLLECDVELADDGTAAPPLGRGKTLSGEVIISAQMAADRAAEFGWEADKELLLYLVHGLLHLCGYDDHTDKQRALMRSRERAVLSQWNIVPRDEVDLSRSDS, encoded by the coding sequence TTGTCTGCTTACGAAAATCCCGCATACGAAATTGATGTCGCCAATTCCCAAAACTGTTGGACGGTCGACGAGGAGTTCCTTCGAGAAACCGTGCAAAGAACGTTGGCATTGGAAGAAGTCCGCGCCGCTGAGATCAGCGTTGCTGTCATCGACAATGGCGAAATCCAAGAACTCAATCGGCAATTCTTAGAACATGACTATGCCACCGATGTGTTGAGTTTTCTGCTGGAGTGCGATGTTGAGCTGGCCGACGATGGGACAGCTGCGCCTCCGCTGGGACGCGGCAAGACTCTCAGCGGTGAGGTGATTATCAGTGCCCAGATGGCTGCGGATCGTGCTGCGGAATTTGGCTGGGAAGCGGACAAGGAGTTGTTGCTGTATCTTGTCCATGGATTGCTACACCTTTGTGGATATGATGACCACACCGACAAGCAGCGGGCGCTCATGCGGTCACGGGAGCGTGCGGTGCTTAGCCAATGGAACATCGTGCCACGCGACGAGGTCGATTTATCGAGGAGCGATTCTTGA